The stretch of DNA GAAGAAGTTTCAACTGTGTTATTCAGTTTTAATGTACTGGAACTCAGGGTAGACTCTTCCTTGTAactgtatttaaaaaaaagtgtttgataatttttgacTTGCTTTCAAttcaatcattttattacagtTCTTACCCAGTCAAAGTTTCAGTACTATTATACTGTTCTACTGTACTACTGCGTAAAACTTCTTTCGGAGAATTCTTTGTGGTAGTTTCTATCATTGAGAACACTTCAGAAATAAGCGTACTCGTAGACAAACATTTTGATCGGCCAGGCGTTACCTCTGATCGTAAGAAACAAATTATCAAGTAGTaatgtattattaaattaatgattttataatGAATAAGATTATTTTTACCAGAAACGTCGCTGAGATTATCCATATCTTCGGCTATACGATACTTTCGGTATTTAATGACAAATTGCAATGTCAAAAAGATAGAAACTATGAATATCAGTATCAAAAGTAAGGCAGTTACTAAGTGTGCTGGTTTCCAAAAGATCCATTCTTTTTCAACGTTCGTTGAATTGACTTCAAAAGGCACAACGGTTACActtccatttctttttaagtattttttatctgtaatgaatttttcaaactgtAACTATCGTCTAACTACTTTATAAATAAACTTTACCTAGTACTGCTGCATGAGCAAGGAAACCACCGATACACGCATCCCCGGATGCTGTAAGTTCGTCGCTAAAAAATTCCAACAATAAATTTTCTCCAGAACTTATTAACGTTTTTGCGGTGTGATGTATCTTATCAGAGGTAACGTCGATTAGAAGATCCGCGTTCAGAGAATTGCCATCTCGTACACGAAAGTACTGTCCCGGGCAAGGAAATTGTAATTGATTTAAATGTAGTCCAATTACAAAATTCGTCTCCGCCTAAAGAAATCAGATCAAGCGTTATTGTAAGAATAGTTGTAAGTTACTTTTCTAAAATTAGAAGCAAACGGTAATAGGCTCCTTCCTTTATTCTGACCCTTAGCTAAAGGAAGCGCAATGTAGGCTTCccttaattaagaaaaagtaaagGGGAATGGGGTGTCTATATTTATCAGTACCTGTAAAAGCCAGAAAGATCTGCCAGGACATGCTTGAGTATTAGCTCCTAATATCTTTCTGGTAAATTGTTCTTTTAATGTAACACGGCATCCGCATCGACACTGTAATCCAATCTCAGCCACAACTTCAGGCTTGGTCGCGGCTAAAACCGCACCGTGGCATTCGGAATATTCAATTTGATTCTGCCACTCTTTTGTACCGGATTCCTCCCAAAATCCTTTGCCACAGAATTCAGTTTCTATCGCATTTCCCTgtaatttcaatgaatttcattGGAAACATTCACGTATATAATTGTTTCAATCGATTTACCTGGCAAAATTTTGTCCCATATTTTGGTGGAGGAGTATCACAAAAACGATAGCGATTTCGAATACCTCCGAAACAAGAGCTACTGCATGGGCTCCAAGGACTCCATGGTCCCCATCCAGCGGCATCACcttctaaataaataaatcaataatgTGCCACTGGTGGATGACGACCAAATAGTACAAAtactaaattaaaatattaattgtaatgaaaagaagaatggAATATACCTTGAAAAGGAAATGTGGGTATACAAGATATCTTAACGTCCACCATAGCACCTGTGATAGCTTGACTGACATAGATGAAACAatattcaacaaatttttctgtaaaaaaatCGCAGTCAAAGGCCAACGAGTGTTTGCCAGGTATCGATCTAGATTCCGTAATGTAATGAAGACTAGAGGGTGAAGCAACGGATGTAACGTCAGCCTTTAAACGTCCGTAAACCCGAACACGATCACCTTCCAGTCGACAAGAAGGATATTCGAAAAGGACGGACACACCTCCTGACCCCTCGCAAGGATATATCGATCTTGCATGGACTGtcaatttaaattcttctGACCAATTTAcctataattaaaaagaaaaattataggggatcaattcattttaattgaacAATATTAATTACCTTGAAATAAACACTTGTATTTGGTGCTGTAGGATTGACATTCGATGCTTTCAATCTGACCGCATAATTTCCTGGCAATCCGAAATATTCACATTGGAAAAAAATAGTTTTTGATGATAAAAATTCTCTTATCTCTTCGTGATATAGTACCTGAAAACGTggtttataataataaagatttaatgtatattgacaatgaacaatataaaattcaattcgcTTACTTGAATATAAGTATAATTCTGTAGATAACAAGCAGTCACAGTAGAACCGCAAtatattaattgtaaaatataaactGTTACAGGAACATTATCGGAAGGACTACAATTAACACTGTCATATTTAATCACGGCTTTGACTGGTTTATTCGGATAAGTAGTAATTTGTTGAGATTCCAAATAGATTACCGGCATTGGCCACTTTACATCCAAAATTTTACTTGTCTACAACAGCGACAGAAATTGTATTAATACTGTgcgataaattaaaaaaataatagagtAGGCCTGGTCTTCTCGGTATACGGATTGACCCGCTTCCAGTAATAAGTACTACGATGATTAAAAGATGccaataaaaaataatgaatttttttgaACCTGATAATTGGAGACAATAGACACCGGTGAATTTTTGTATTTGTACTCGATTTGCAAAACGTAAATACCACCACGAGTAAAATATCCGCAAGGTATGATAAttgaaacagtttcattttCAGAAGGCAGCTTTTCTAATTGGATTTCACCAATCAGTTCTGATATGTCGTCAAGAAGGTATAATATTCTAAAAGATATGAAATATtcgttaatatttttcattactaTCGACATTTCTCAATGATCATTTTTAACTGGCTCACCTTAATAGAGATAATTCGTTAGAAACATTATCGTCTAGCTGTTTAATATCctgattattttcttttttgaacTCGTATTTGTACTTTGTTTCGTCTAATGtttcatttgaatttattaCAGATATCACGAGATCCCCCGATAAAGCGACGTGAGAGGAAGGAGAATGAATTTTCAACGATGTTAACTCTTCTGTCTCTTCCATAATTGATCTAGCGATgtctaaatgaaattatttcgtcgattaattattacaagATCAAGGgtagttaaataaataaattaatgaattatcATCAAGTTTCGTACCAAATTCAAGGAGGATGATAACCAGTATTCCAAGAGAAAGCCATTTAGATTTCAAGTTCATATCCAATTCGTCATCCGTATTCAATTCCTGAATAAATTCGGTACATCAATCCtggtatttcaatttatatattcaatttttaatattttccataaaaaacaaaaaatcaaTATCAAATAGATATTATAGAACTTACAATTTTCTTGTTTATCTCGATGCAAACATTCTCTCCCTCTTTCAGTCAGGGTTGTTTCTCGATTTCAAGGAAGAAGGGTCATAAAAGTCCTATTAGCGGATGCACCTCGGCAATTGACGGGAATCGATATCAAAGGTCGTGCACTTCAAACTTTTTTCAAAGATTTTCTCATCTTcgccatttaaaattattttacatctTTTACAAACAccataattttcattaatcacCCCCGAGCTGGAACAACAATGATAAACACcataatgaaaaaaagaaaagaaatttgaatGGTATTGTATCAAGTGTTCACCCTTTTTACTTTCGAGCGATTCGTACACCATGGAATGTTTCTGATAGTATCAGTGGATTGTTTTAAAAacagaaatagaaagaattgttaaaaaaaaataaagttcCACAACGATAGAATTCGTATGAGGTTCATAAGGCAACTAAACTGGTGTCGACGTCCAGCATTCTCTCCCTTATTCGTCGGTTCACCCCACTACGAAGGTCGTCCTTTGGGGAGAGAATTCTACAACAGAGCATCGACTTTAATCAATGGAGGGATTATATCGACCAGAAGTCTGCTCTTACACGGGAGTGCTGGtttttttttcctattttctttGAAGTAGAGGGTCATTATTTTTTCGCGTCAAGAGCGTGTAACTACACTTTTGTTAGGCAAGTATTAGTACACTTACGTACAGTGTAATTACCAACCACCCTTTAATTAAACAGACGTTGGATTTTACACTTTCCTCGATAAGTAGAATAGGCCtgcaattttaaaacaaagatTGCATTAGACAATGGGCCTCACtacgataaaataaaaatcaatatttgtCGAAcgtttcctcttcctttcttaTCTAATTAGATGATCAGTTTCGtttaaagtttcaattttatttatcttatttATAAAGGAtacaaatttgaaatttaccgtataaatatatcatcaATTTTGAAGTATTGAAAGCATAAgagaaaatttattcgaaatAGTTTGCGAAAACGcgtgaatttttcttttacgtGAACTTTAAACAAAGGTAAGAACATATACATTTGTTTTATGTTCCATCCTTATCCTGTTCACCTGTTCTAAATTGTGCACTGTACGCTTCCTTTGATCTGCAACCATCTTTTAATTGTGTACTACTTTCGACATCCGTTTCCTGTTCGTCCACCGTACGTCCGctataattatttcatgatCCATCCATGATCCATTCATGATCCattcaaatttcattcgaaCGAGTTTTCATTCGTTCTGCGCATCTTTGGTTCACGCATGCTTCGTCTGCGCATGCGCGAAGTGGTACTGCGCATGCGCGGAGTGGAACTGCGCAATATACCTAGTGGTCTTATATTCAGTATACGCGACGACCTTCGACGGGAACACTTGTTTCTTTTGTTCGTATATTTTTGTCCACCGAATATATTGCCACGAAGTTAGAAATAAGAATAGGGGGCTTCCTTGAGCTGCGCAAAACAGGTATGTTCTTTCGTAGAACAAATATGTAGGTTTCAAATCATTGACAGGAGGCTAGTAAAATACAACTAACCAATACAATATGTAAAAGTTCGGTGATTATGTCAAAcagttaatattatatttgatGTAGTAGCATTAATTTTAAGATAAGTATTACGTATATGATAAGAGCATTTTACAGTGTTATCAAATGCTTGAAAGAAATGTTTTCTTGTAAAATACAAAGTATATGTCAGTTTATGTTCAGTGTTAAATCAATgtgtattaaaatttaaagattATTCAGTACTTAACAACTGTTAATCAggattaaaaagaatttacgaacataaaaattcaaagataTCTCTAAGCTGCATAACATATTTTATTAAGCATTAATAAATGATTACTTCAAAGATATTAGAAAATAAGATGGAtgtatttgcaaaattaagaAATACTGTGAGCAATACAATTTCTAATACAGTTCAAAACACCGCTTATGGATTGTCACAATTATCAAATGTTCTTCCTGGCAATCCAGTTACCAGAGAATTTGAGATAAATGCACACATTGCAAGTGCAGGACCAGCATTGCTTTGGAAAGTTTATAGCGGTTATAAAAAATCTACAAAGCAAGAAGCAGCAATTTTTGTATTCGAGAAACGAGTTCTGgataaattttccaaaaatgaTAAAGAGTTGATCTTAGAAACCTTGAAGAGAGGCGTGgcacaattaacaaaattgcGTCATCCACAAATTTTAACTGTCCAACACCCTTTGGAAGAATCAAGAGATAGTTTAGCATTTGCAACTGAGCCTGTCTTAGCCAGCTTAGCTAATGTCTTGGGAAATCATGATAATTTACCTCAACTGCTGCCAAATAATTTGAAAGATTATAAATTACACGACGTAGAAATTAAATATGGTCTTCTACAACTTGGAGAGGGCCTTGCATTTTTACATGGAGATGTTAAACTGTTGCACAGAAACCTATGCCCAGAATCTATCGTCGTTAATAGCCATGGAGCATGGAAAATTTTTGGATTTGATTTTTGCGCTTTGAATCAAAGCGTCGAGGGTAAACAGTCGCAATGGTCGTACGTAGAATACGATATGTCGGTTTCGTTTGCGGCCCAACCGAATTTAAATTATCAAGCACCAGAATGCATTTTAGCAAGCAGCGTCGGTACAGCCAGTGATATATTTTCTTTAGGAATACTGGCGTATATTTTACATTCTCCTATGAATGTACCACTTTATGActgtaaaaatgatttaatgaAATGTAAACATTTTTTAGACTGTTTCACAAATTCAACTATTGCCTCTAAGCTTCTTCCAATTCCGGATAATCTTAGAGATACGGTGAAACTTATGTTGAACCATAATCCTGAATTAAGACCAGATGCTCATCAGTTTgtaaaaatagaatatttcatgGATATAGCTGTGAAAACGTTAAATTATTTAGATAAAATCTTTCAATGGGATAATTTACAGAAGTCACAATTTTATAAAGGATTACCACAACTTCTAAAGCAGCTACCACATAGAGTTATACTGCACAGAGTCCTTCCAGCTTTATATAAAGAATTAATCAATCCACCGATGATTCCATTTGTTTTGCCAAGCATAATATATGCGATGGAGAAAAGTTCTGTGGAGGAATTTAGAGAATGTATTTTGCCAAATATTAAACATGTTCTGACGTTAGACGATCCACCGCAGATCAGTCTTGTTTTAATGCAACATgttgatttattattaaaattatgtaCCGCAGAGGTAATAAAGACGGATATAGTTCCAATGTTGCTACGTGCTTTAGAGTCTGAATGGGAACAATTGCAAGAATTATGTTTATCAGCTCTACCTGAAATTATAACGATGATCGAAGGACCACTGattaaaaatgcaattttgcCTAGAATGAAGAGAAtttgtttaaatgaaaaaggatCCAGCAGTAAAAGTCTTGGAGTTAGAGTTAACTGTTTGTTATGCCTTGCAAAAATGTTACCTAACTTTGATCGATGGCTCGTCATCGATCAAGTGTTACCTTTTCTACAAGAAATTCCACGCTCTAGCGAGCCTGCAGTTCTCATGGCTATCATAGGTAttatatttgtttattaataaaataatacagcaataagtaatatacattaattgAGTATTCTTTTCAGGTATCTACAGGATGTTACTGAATCATAGCAAAGTGGGAATGAGTAAAGAAATAATAGCAACGAAGATTTTACCTTTTCTATTACCTCTATGTATTGAGCAAAATTTTAGTTTCCCGCAATATGAAATTCTATCAAACTTGGTGATGGAAATGATCAGTCGTGTAACATCAGAGCATAAGGAAGCTTTGAAACAATTAGATGCGATGCGCAATGAAACACAACAATTGAATTTAGAACTTTCAGAATCTACCAACATTTATAAGAAAATTGTTTCACCCACTGATAACATAAATCCAATTCCAGCCATCCCTGCTCCAAATACGAGTGTAAATACAAATTTGAAGTCCCTGCAGATTGAAAATGGTTTGACCATGGAAGATAAGCTTCGGTTAATATCATAAATTACTGCTCAGTTTCTGTTAATATTAGATTTTAAGCTGTACGAAGtataattgttttaatattttaattttcaggTTAATTCAACAGCAAGAAGTACATCAAAGATTACAATCCCAGGCACCCTTAATACCAACAAGTATTCAACCTAATAAAAAGCCAGCAGTAAAAGATTTAACTGATACTTTGTTAAAATCTAACTTGGATCAGTTAAACTTTTCAATCTCGAATTCGAAACCTAATTATTCCTGGAAATCTCCGGGTTCTAGTCAACATCAATTGAACCCGCAAGCacaaaatttacatttaaataaCATAGGAAATACATGTGTTCCTAATTTAATGATTCCTCAAAATAATATCAATTACCCGATGAATCAGTTAGAATTTCAGTCAAATTTAACTTCTAATTCAAGCCAAAACATGGAGAAGCCACCTTCTTGCGATGTAATGGACTTGCTTAGttaatgattttaataatacaaGTGTCGTAGAATTAAGCACTAATGAGTGTAaggtattttattaattaaatttattataaccTAAAATTTCTTGTATTTCTATGGTTCGATTTTTGTTGTAggacaaataaaattaagagcaTTTGGAAGGTCTAATTTAAATatgtgtaaatattttatcatttcataTTCGAAATTATAATAACCGAAAAATGTTAAACTTTGAAGTAATGACTTTTTTGAATAACAGATTTAATCGCCTTCGTCAGAAACTGTATTACTATTAGGACAAAGGAAAGGTACATGTGTTGTGAATTAATGATGCACtttaaatttacataaaattaaatatttattttcatttctttttacaGATTGTATAATGATTAGTAGTTTGCAGCCATTCGCAAATTTGTATTGTTAGAACAATACAAATTTCCCAAGTCACACCACGTGGAGGTTGCTGCAACTGGTGACTCGCCCTAACTCCGACGTCCCATCCTCCCTTCCATGCAAAACTCTACACTGCGGAAGACATCATCGCAGTTTCTATACTTTTCGTTCCAACAAGAACGGAAAGTATAGGAAATATCGAACCTACCCGAAAAAGAGGTAGAAGTGCTAACCATCCCCTATCCTCTTTTTAAAGCTAAAAGCTAGCTAAATCCTTAAATCTAAATCTTAACCTAATTCTTCAGCGTCTCGTATAGGCAGGTTGCTCCCTAAGCTAAAAATTCGAGCTAAAATGTGCCACTTCTTCCGTACATATGCTCAGAAAATGGCGCACTCCTAAATGAAAGGAGCCGCCCCGAAACGAAACGTGCGAAACTAAAAGCAACACCCGTCAACGGGTTTTTGCAAACTCAATTACATTGGCCTGTCTCGTCCGATAACGTAGTCTCGATGAATATACCAGAGGAGAGGTTAAGTtgtaaatagaaaagaaaatatctttTCAATTCTATTTACTGCGAATGATGCAGACGAAACAAAGCGGAGAAATGGCGTTTCTTTGCGTTGCAAAGAAactattatttcttttgctTCCGTTCATCAGCAATCGCAAAGCGTCCCTAATGGGTTACCGATTTCACGCGTACGATCTCCCCTCCAGCCCGACCCAAAATGAATCGTATTCTAAAAGGCCGTTAGAGACCacaaaataatattgtttgatCGTCGTGTAAATCGGGTCATGTAATGGAGGTGCACGTCACGGACATCACCATATTTCAAGAGAAAAATCCCTTGAAATAGATTACTTCCAGACGCGGCACGAATTGTATCTTCCTGAATGCAACGCCTCAAGTGCGACCACAAAATGGCGGTCGTTCTCGTTCGGCATCAGATTCAGGAAGCTTACAATTCTCACCTTACCGACTTAGATAGAAGGAATGAAACTGAACAAAGGGGACTTACGATCGTCCGGGAAAACACAATGAAACCGAATTGCAGATCGCGGAAGACACGGATGACGCGGCAGACGCGGAAAAAACCACCCAGAACATATGAAACGAAATAATGACACTCAGCCTAGCTTGAATATAATTCGAAAATATAGAActgtaaaattgaaaacaaacggataaattttgaaaaaagattAAACGACTTTCTCAGAAAAAGTACAACGAGACTCGACTTCTCCAAATACGCGAATTCAAGCTAGACTGAAAGGGCGTCGTTAAGCGGTTCCTTATATAGAGTTCGTTAGCTGCCATGCTGCCACGGGATTGGCTGAATACAATTCAATATTGATCATTTATTGTTGCAGttgatattaaataatttacctagcaaatattaatttaaaatttaagaagaatttaaaaatatattaaaactattaattacatatctaattgttaataaatcgTACAAAAGAAAACATCATTTTCACTCCCATAGCATATGGCGTCTTCCGAGTGATCGAAACGACATCTGCTGAAGGCGTAcccaaattaaaat from Osmia bicornis bicornis chromosome 10, iOsmBic2.1, whole genome shotgun sequence encodes:
- the LOC114874196 gene encoding SCY1-like protein 2 — protein: MITSKILENKMDVFAKLRNTVSNTISNTVQNTAYGLSQLSNVLPGNPVTREFEINAHIASAGPALLWKVYSGYKKSTKQEAAIFVFEKRVLDKFSKNDKELILETLKRGVAQLTKLRHPQILTVQHPLEESRDSLAFATEPVLASLANVLGNHDNLPQLLPNNLKDYKLHDVEIKYGLLQLGEGLAFLHGDVKLLHRNLCPESIVVNSHGAWKIFGFDFCALNQSVEGKQSQWSYVEYDMSVSFAAQPNLNYQAPECILASSVGTASDIFSLGILAYILHSPMNVPLYDCKNDLMKCKHFLDCFTNSTIASKLLPIPDNLRDTVKLMLNHNPELRPDAHQFVKIEYFMDIAVKTLNYLDKIFQWDNLQKSQFYKGLPQLLKQLPHRVILHRVLPALYKELINPPMIPFVLPSIIYAMEKSSVEEFRECILPNIKHVLTLDDPPQISLVLMQHVDLLLKLCTAEVIKTDIVPMLLRALESEWEQLQELCLSALPEIITMIEGPLIKNAILPRMKRICLNEKGSSSKSLGVRVNCLLCLAKMLPNFDRWLVIDQVLPFLQEIPRSSEPAVLMAIIGIYRMLLNHSKVGMSKEIIATKILPFLLPLCIEQNFSFPQYEILSNLVMEMISRVTSEHKEALKQLDAMRNETQQLNLELSESTNIYKKIVSPTDNINPIPAIPAPNTSVNTNLKSLQIENGLTMEDKLRLIQQQEVHQRLQSQAPLIPTSIQPNKKPAVKDLTDTLLKSNLDQLNFSISNSKPNYSWKSPGSSQHQLNPQAQNLHLNNIGNTCVPNLMIPQNNINYPMNQLEFQSNLTSNSSQNMEKPPSCDVMDLLS
- the LOC114874194 gene encoding uncharacterized protein LOC114874194 isoform X1, producing the protein MNLKSKWLSLGILVIILLEFDIARSIMEETEELTSLKIHSPSSHVALSGDLVISVINSNETLDETKYKYEFKKENNQDIKQLDDNVSNELSLLRILYLLDDISELIGEIQLEKLPSENETVSIIIPCGYFTRGGIYVLQIEYKYKNSPVSIVSNYQTSKILDVKWPMPVIYLESQQITTYPNKPVKAVIKYDSVNCSPSDNVPVTVYILQLIYCGSTVTACYLQNYTYIQVLYHEEIREFLSSKTIFFQCEYFGLPGNYAVRLKASNVNPTAPNTSVYFKVNWSEEFKLTVHARSIYPCEGSGGVSVLFEYPSCRLEGDRVRVYGRLKADVTSVASPSSLHYITESRSIPGKHSLAFDCDFFTEKFVEYCFIYVSQAITGAMVDVKISCIPTFPFQEGDAAGWGPWSPWSPCSSSCFGGIRNRYRFCDTPPPKYGTKFCQGNAIETEFCGKGFWEESGTKEWQNQIEYSECHGAVLAATKPEVVAEIGLQCRCGCRVTLKEQFTRKILGANTQACPGRSFWLLQAETNFVIGLHLNQLQFPCPGQYFRVRDGNSLNADLLIDVTSDKIHHTAKTLISSGENLLLEFFSDELTASGDACIGGFLAHAAVLDKKYLKRNGSVTVVPFEVNSTNVEKEWIFWKPAHLVTALLLILIFIVSIFLTLQFVIKYRKYRIAEDMDNLSDVSGKNNLIHYKIINLIIHYYLIICFLRSEVTPGRSKCLSTSTLISEVFSMIETTTKNSPKEVLRSSTVEQYNSTETLTGYKEESTLSSSTLKLNNTVETSSDETVTSMKSDCDKLLSASSIVYNKPEVKYAYPVRLQRIDYNALEGKILKIENEKLEDRSNDTLKIYQNNGMNYSEGKESSPESTVSSSSNSGGGKETKEKRNREKLLQGPGSEFSLTNLDSELELDYYDYNVANASAVPGSYLGMDPAFLVWIPPIDDIKLDTEDFLLGNKRDSILTLETEGIALTPSEYRRMKLSTFDDFKLELDPGEKYFKKDEKTCQNLDYGSLMKDEISGTTRTRTFEKLLPIQKLLEDSSIKVSMESVSSVLEHKQYCVIPNRRVYIGKDEESVEKSNSPKSILASPINMLDSSENNKEKFNSPSNKVLQKDLLKITQSNSNQRKISKTQEGELTNISCTYKELMACTQSFTNVQDTVNIPMTELSGSPLRNITQVQKRETDVSLNIQNSDCGIEALCIKQGSLYDQNIKFVDDDDDDDYIG
- the LOC114874194 gene encoding uncharacterized protein LOC114874194 isoform X2; the encoded protein is MNLKSKWLSLGILVIILLEFDIARSIMEETEELTSLKIHSPSSHVALSGDLVISVINSNETLDETKYKYEFKKENNQDIKQLDDNVSNELSLLRILYLLDDISELIGEIQLEKLPSENETVSIIIPCGYFTRGGIYVLQIEYKYKNSPVSIVSNYQTSKILDVKWPMPVIYLESQQITTYPNKPVKAVIKYDSVNCSPSDNVPVTVYILQLIYCGSTVTACYLQNYTYIQVLYHEEIREFLSSKTIFFQCEYFGLPGNYAVRLKASNVNPTAPNTSVYFKVNWSEEFKLTVHARSIYPCEGSGGVSVLFEYPSCRLEGDRVRVYGRLKADVTSVASPSSLHYITESRSIPGKHSLAFDCDFFTEKFVEYCFIYVSQAITGAMVDVKISCIPTFPFQEGDAAGWGPWSPWSPCSSSCFGGIRNRYRFCDTPPPKYGTKFCQGNAIETEFCGKGFWEESGTKEWQNQIEYSECHGAVLAATKPEVVAEIGLQCRCGCRVTLKEQFTRKILGANTQACPGRSFWLLQAETNFVIGLHLNQLQFPCPGQYFRVRDGNSLNADLLIDVTSDKIHHTAKTLISSGENLLLEFFSDELTASGDACIGGFLAHAAVLDKKYLKRNGSVTVVPFEVNSTNVEKEWIFWKPAHLVTALLLILIFIVSIFLTLQFVIKYRKYRIAEDMDNLSDVSEVTPGRSKCLSTSTLISEVFSMIETTTKNSPKEVLRSSTVEQYNSTETLTGYKEESTLSSSTLKLNNTVETSSDETVTSMKSDCDKLLSASSIVYNKPEVKYAYPVRLQRIDYNALEGKILKIENEKLEDRSNDTLKIYQNNGMNYSEGKESSPESTVSSSSNSGGGKETKEKRNREKLLQGPGSEFSLTNLDSELELDYYDYNVANASAVPGSYLGMDPAFLVWIPPIDDIKLDTEDFLLGNKRDSILTLETEGIALTPSEYRRMKLSTFDDFKLELDPGEKYFKKDEKTCQNLDYGSLMKDEISGTTRTRTFEKLLPIQKLLEDSSIKVSMESVSSVLEHKQYCVIPNRRVYIGKDEESVEKSNSPKSILASPINMLDSSENNKEKFNSPSNKVLQKDLLKITQSNSNQRKISKTQEGELTNISCTYKELMACTQSFTNVQDTVNIPMTELSGSPLRNITQVQKRETDVSLNIQNSDCGIEALCIKQGSLYDQNIKFVDDDDDDDYIG